The proteins below come from a single Denticeps clupeoides chromosome 15, fDenClu1.1, whole genome shotgun sequence genomic window:
- the LOC114765406 gene encoding pleckstrin homology domain-containing family A member 5-like isoform X26: MAADLNPDWLACLPSSWSYGVTRDGRVFFINEEAKSTAWLHPGTGEAVVTGHRKTPDLPTGWEEGYTFEGARCFINHNERKVTCKHPVSGQPSQDNCIFVVNEQPAAKAPATEKKERPTSTMSEASNYTGGSNYTGGSDYAAHPGSPAARPSRSSKKVHNFGKRSNSIKRNPNAPVVRSNWLYKQDSTGMKMWKRRWFVLSDMCLFYYKDEKEEGILGSILLPSFRISMLSVDDHISKKYAFKATHPNMRTYYFCTDTAKDMESWMKVMTDAALVHTEPIRRLDKLKTEHHGPQEMNNILNHRALTQPEIQNNERNHEAMRLEDRKQRALLEKPGGHRCVPQKDGDRYAPQRDGDKHALKIDNEHCGLAKDHKKYGLAKEVEKYGLVKDGEKYGLVKDGDKYGLVKEVEKYGLVKDGEKYGLVKDGEKYGLVKDGGKYGLVKDGDKYGLIKDGEKYGLVKDGEKYGLIKDGEKYGLVKDGEKYGLIKDGEKYGLVKDGEKYALVKEGDRHTLKKEGERHSHLTKEREKHAAQKDLERYGERYGFQKDGGTEQPLTKINSIKLQPAQAAAIAAAVSASRQMQAAQQRPPLLNGPGEPAGERSPVDAGVAGGQPPPLTQEPEKNLQRTGSTQQLEQWVRIQRTRGLDDETRSITSYQTLPRNMPSHRAQVAPRYPEGYRTLPRNSGVRPDSISSLSASVYDRALGPSAAEKRRSMRDDTMWQLYEWQQRQAHSRQHAYSTLPSPKQLGSIAERAAGQSIPTSPYHTYSPRRSYSTTPRSEVSSPVFRGDVTIDRRHRAHLAKCGYPPDRRSVPVQSITAQSLQGKTPEELTLLLIKLRRQQAELNSLREHTLAQLMQLNLDANKPKSEILSHHLQRNLMYVDGQMKESEPLIFMIHTMIENSAPRPQLYQQASPEDYRDGAHVYQTEEPDVDAKLSRLCEQDKVVRMQEDKLQQLHREKHTLETALLSASQEIEMSANNPTAVQTVIQQRDVLQSGLLSTCRELSRVNGELERSWREYDRLEAEVMAAKNNLLKQLEALGSPQTEPPSQKHIQIQKDLWRIQDVMEALNKNKPKRSSDPNFHSSKPLSNLHKSEEPVPVPPRPPLPHSYEGGDVPSAAPPLPPTGGSQGHVPRPLQHRTDDRKSGQRNGAQGGPDYRLYKSEPELTTVAEVDESNGEDKTEQAAEKEPSSSKGIPYPVGIVPPRTKSPVMPESSTIASYVTLRKSKKPDPRTDRPRSAVDQSCLAEGGRTRMSVEEQMERIRRHQQGAALREKRRDQENSLSRSSSFSKDQIPSNPYYTLQTRKREEVVSPDRQELEASLRALEQEMKKRALAQQQATPPTEPQAAVTREEDAASPPPGVEHRNPDLEKQEEEEEGEEDERREEERKRLMCDNSLQTAVMVRVSPEEDDDDDAEEEEVKEAEQDQIISLSFKHSQLVTATTSDT; the protein is encoded by the exons GCCGGCGGCGAAAGCACCTGCCACCGAGAAGAAGGAGCGTCCCACCAGCACCATGAGCGAGGCGTCCAACTACACCGGCGGCTCCAACTACACCGGCGGCTCGGACTACGCCGCCCACCCGGGCAGCCCGGCGGCCAGA CCGTCGAGATCTTCCAAAAAGGTTCATAATTTTGGGAAGCGCTCCAACTCCATTAAGAGGAACCCCAATGCGCCGGTGGTGAGGAGCAACTGGCTCTACAAGCAG GACAGCACCGGGATGAAGATGTGGAAGAGGCGGTGGTTCGTCCTCTCCGATATGTGTCTGTTCTACTATAAAG ATGAAAAGGAAGAAGGCATCCTGGGAAGCATCCTCCTGCCAAGCTTCCGCATCTCCATGCTGTCCGTGGACGACCATATCAGCAAAAAATACGCCTTCAAG GCGACGCACCCAAACATGCGGACATATTATTTCTGCACAGACACGGCCAAAGACATGGAGTCCTGGATGAAGGTGATGACGGACGCCGCCCTTGTTCACACTGAGCCAATCAGGAG ACTGGATAAGTTAAAGACGGAGCACCACGGCCCCCAAGAGATGAACAACATATTGAACCACCGGGCCCTGACCCAGCCCGAGATCCAGAACAACGAGCGCAACCACGAGGCCATGCGCCTGGAGGACAGGAAGCAGAGGGCCCTGCTGGAAAAGCCCGGCGGCCATCGGTGTGTGCCGCAGAAGGACGGGGACAGGTACGCGCCCCAGCGAGATGGCGACAAGCACGCCCTCAAAATAGACAACGAGCACTGTGGCCTGGCGAAAGACCACAAGAAGTACGGCCTGGCCAAAGAGGTGGAGAAGTATGGTTTGGTAAAAGACGGGGAGAAATACGGACTTGTAAAGGATGGTGACAAGTATGGGCTGGTTAAAGAGGTGGAGAAGTACGGACTGGTCAAAGATGGGGAGAAATACGGACTTGTAAAGGATGGAGAGAAATACGGACTGGTGAAGGATGGGGGGAAATATGGACTGGTTAAAGATGGAGATAAGTATGGGCTGATAAAGGATGGAGAGAAATACGGACTGGTTAAAGATGGAGAGAAGTATGGGCTGATAAAGGATGGAGAGAAATACGGACTGGTTAAAGATGGAGAGAAGTATGGGCTGATAAAGGATGGAGAGAAATACGGACTGGTTAAAGATGGAGAGAAGTACGCTTTGGTAAAGGAAGGAGATAGACACACCCTgaaaaaagagggggaaagaCATTCCCACTTGACCAAGGAGCGGGAGAAGCACGCTGCACAGAAAGATCTGGAACGTTACGGCGAGCGGTACGGTTTCCAGAAGGACGGCGGCACGGAGCAGCCGCTCACCAAAATCAACAGCATCAAGCTGCAGCCGGCACAGGCGGCCGCCATCGCCGCGGCCGTGTCCGCGTCCCGGCAGATGCAGGCCGCTCAGCAGCGCCCCCCACTGCTCAACGGGCCCGGGGAGCCGGCGGGCGAGCGGAGTCCCGTGGACGCGGGGGTCGCCGGGGGACAGCCGCCGCCTCTCACCCAGGAGCCTGAGAAGAACCTGCAGAGAACCGGCTCCACCCAGCAGCTGGAACAGTGGGTCAGGATCCAGAGGACACGGGGCCTGGACGACGAGACCCGGAG CATCACGTCCTACCAGACTCTGCCCAGAAACATGCCGAGTCACCGGGCACAGGTGGCACCCCGGTACCCGGAAGGGTACCGCACGCTGCCCCGCAACAGTGGCGTGCGGCCGGACAGCATCAGCAGCCTGTCGGCGTCCGTGTACGACCGCGCCCTGGGGCCGTCGGCGGCAGAGAAGCGGCGCTCCATGCGCGACGACACCATGTGGCAGCTGTACGAGTGGCAGCAGCGGCAGGCGCACAGCCGGCAGCACGCCTACAGCACCCTGCCCAGCCCCAAACAGCTGGGCAGCATCGCCGAGCGCGCCGCCGGACAGTCCATCCCCACCTCGCCGTACCACACCTACTCGCCACGCCGCTCCTACAGCACCACCCCCCGCTCCGAGGTGTCCTCGCCCGTCTTCCGCGGGGACGTCACCATCGACCGCCGACATCGGGCCCACCTGGCCAAG TGCGGATACCCGCCCGACCGGAGGTCTGTTCCCGTCCAGAGCATCACCGCGCAGTCCCTGCAGGGCAAGACA CCGGAGGAGCTGACCCTTCTGCTGATCAAGCTGCGCCGGCAGCAGGCCGAGCTGAACAGCCTCCGGGAGCACACGCTCGCGCAGCTCATGCAGCTCAACCTCGACGCCAACAAGCCAAAG AGCGAGATTCTGTCCCATCACCTGCAGAGAAATCTCATGTACGTGGACGGACAG ATGAAGGAGAGCGAGCCGTTAATCTTCATGATTCACACAATGATCGAGAACTCGGCGCCCAGGCCTCAACTTTACCAGCAA GCCAGTCCCGAAGACTACAGAGACGGAGCCCACGTGTACCAAACCGAAGAGCCTGATGTTGAC GCCAAGTTGAGTCGACTGTGTGAGCAGGACAAGGTGGTTCGCATGCAGGAGGACAAACTACAGCAGCTCCACCGAGAAAAG CACACGCTGGAAACCGCCCTGCTGTCCGCCAGCCAGGAGATCGAGATGAGCGCCAACAACCCAACGGCCGTCCAAACCGTAATCCAGCAGAGGGACGTCCTTCAGAGCGGCCTGCTCAGCACCTGCAGAGAGCTGTCCAGAGTCAATGGC GAGCTGGAGCGATCCTGGCGAGAATACGACAGGCTGGAGGCCGAGGTCATGGCGGCCAAGAATAACTTGCTGAAGCAGCTGGAAGCCCTTGGGAGTCCACAG ACCGAACCCCCCAGCCAGAAGCACATCCAGATCCAGAAAGACCTGTGGAGGATCCAGGATGTGATGGAGGCTTTGAACAAGAACAAGCCAAAAAGAAGCAGTGACCCCA ATTTTCACAGCTCAAAACCTTTATCAAATCTTCATAAAAGTGAG GAACCGGTTCCTGTCCCTCCTCGCCCTCCTCTGCCCCACTCGTATGAGGGTGGAGATGTCCCCTCCGCCGCGCCTCCACTGCCCCCTACAGGTGGCAGCCAGGGGCACGTTCCCCGCCCGCTGCAGCACCGGACGGACGACAGGAAGTCGGGCCAGAGGAACGGCGCGCAGGGT GGCCCTGACTACAGGCTGTATAAGAGCGAACCTGAGCTCACAACTGTGGCCGAGGTAGACGAGTCCAATGGCGAGGACAAGACAGAGCAGGCAGCCGAGAAAGAGCCTTCCAGCTCCAAAG GAATCCCCTACCCCGTAGGCATTGTGCCCCCCAGAACAAAGTCGCCAGTCATGCCTGAATCCTCCACAATCGCTTCCTATGTGACGCTAAGGAAGAGTAAAAAGCCTGATCCCAGGACA GACAGGCCCCGTAGCGCCGTGGACCAGTCATGCTTGGCAGAAGGCGGGCGGACGCGGATGAGCGTGGAGGAGCAGATGGAGCGGATCCGGAGGCACCAGCAGGGGGCGGCGCTGCGAGAAAAGAGGAGGGACCAGGAGAACTCGCTGTCCCGTAGCTCCTCGTTCTCCAAGGACCAGATACCTTCAAATCCCTACTACACCCTGCAG ACCCGCAAACGGGAGGAGGTGGTTTCTCCAGACCGGCAGGAACTGGAGGCGTCGCTGAGGGCTCTCGAGCAGGAAATGAAGAAGCGGGCCTTGGCGCAGCAGCAAGCCACACCCCCCACTGAGCCACAGGCTGCAGTCACCCGAgag GAGGACGCGGCGTCTCCGCCGCCGGGTGTCGAGCACCGAAACCCAGACCtggagaagcaggaggaggaggaggagggtgaggaagacgagaggagagaagaggaaagGAAAAGGCTGATGTGTGACAACAG CCTACAGACGGCTGTGATGGTCAGGGTGAGTCCCGAGGAGGATGACGACGACGatgccgaggaggaggaggtgaaggaaGCGGAGCAGGACCAGATCATCAGCCTGTCCTTCAAACACAGCCAGCTGGTGACAG CCACGACCAGTGACACGTGA
- the LOC114765406 gene encoding pleckstrin homology domain-containing family A member 5-like isoform X4, which produces MLRCSLSLSLSLSLSLSPSPSERECVSRNPGGRHRSGPLLFRSPTARAELTHPNRPENRGRLTVCVCVCVRGRTVHQKCLRFPTSHNERKVTCKHPVSGQPSQDNCIFVVNEQEADHSGPGDGSHPCPTKTTKPAAKAPATEKKERPTSTMSEASNYTGGSNYTGGSDYAAHPGSPAARPSRSSKKVHNFGKRSNSIKRNPNAPVVRSNWLYKQDSTGMKMWKRRWFVLSDMCLFYYKDEKEEGILGSILLPSFRISMLSVDDHISKKYAFKATHPNMRTYYFCTDTAKDMESWMKVMTDAALVHTEPIRRLDKLKTEHHGPQEMNNILNHRALTQPEIQNNERNHEAMRLEDRKQRALLEKPGGHRCVPQKDGDRYAPQRDGDKHALKIDNEHCGLAKDHKKYGLAKEVEKYGLVKDGEKYGLVKDGDKYGLVKEVEKYGLVKDGEKYGLVKDGEKYGLVKDGGKYGLVKDGDKYGLIKDGEKYGLVKDGEKYGLIKDGEKYGLVKDGEKYGLIKDGEKYGLVKDGEKYALVKEGDRHTLKKEGERHSHLTKEREKHAAQKDLERYGERYGFQKDGGTEQPLTKINSIKLQPAQAAAIAAAVSASRQMQAAQQRPPLLNGPGEPAGERSPVDAGVAGGQPPPLTQEPEKNLQRTGSTQQLEQWVRIQRTRGLDDETRSITSYQTLPRNMPSHRAQVAPRYPEGYRTLPRNSGVRPDSISSLSASVYDRALGPSAAEKRRSMRDDTMWQLYEWQQRQAHSRQHAYSTLPSPKQLGSIAERAAGQSIPTSPYHTYSPRRSYSTTPRSEVSSPVFRGDVTIDRRHRAHLAKCGYPPDRRSVPVQSITAQSLQGKTPEELTLLLIKLRRQQAELNSLREHTLAQLMQLNLDANKPKSEILSHHLQRNLMYVDGQMKESEPLIFMIHTMIENSAPRPQLYQQASPEDYRDGAHVYQTEEPDVDAKLSRLCEQDKVVRMQEDKLQQLHREKHTLETALLSASQEIEMSANNPTAVQTVIQQRDVLQSGLLSTCRELSRVNGELERSWREYDRLEAEVMAAKNNLLKQLEALGSPQTEPPSQKHIQIQKDLWRIQDVMEALNKNKPKRSSDPNFHSSKPLSNLHKSEEPVPVPPRPPLPHSYEGGDVPSAAPPLPPTGGSQGHVPRPLQHRTDDRKSGQRNGAQGGPDYRLYKSEPELTTVAEVDESNGEDKTEQAAEKEPSSSKGIPYPVGIVPPRTKSPVMPESSTIASYVTLRKSKKPDPRTQDRPRSAVDQSCLAEGGRTRMSVEEQMERIRRHQQGAALREKRRDQENSLSRSSSFSKDQIPSNPYYTLQTRKREEVVSPDRQELEASLRALEQEMKKRALAQQQATPPTEPQAAVTREEDAASPPPGVEHRNPDLEKQEEEEEGEEDERREEERKRLMCDNSLQTAVMVRVSPEEDDDDDAEEEEVKEAEQDQIISLSFKHSQLVTATTSDT; this is translated from the exons GGAGGCCGATCACTCGGGACCCGGGGACGGAAGCCATCCATGTCCTACCAAGACCACCAA GCCGGCGGCGAAAGCACCTGCCACCGAGAAGAAGGAGCGTCCCACCAGCACCATGAGCGAGGCGTCCAACTACACCGGCGGCTCCAACTACACCGGCGGCTCGGACTACGCCGCCCACCCGGGCAGCCCGGCGGCCAGA CCGTCGAGATCTTCCAAAAAGGTTCATAATTTTGGGAAGCGCTCCAACTCCATTAAGAGGAACCCCAATGCGCCGGTGGTGAGGAGCAACTGGCTCTACAAGCAG GACAGCACCGGGATGAAGATGTGGAAGAGGCGGTGGTTCGTCCTCTCCGATATGTGTCTGTTCTACTATAAAG ATGAAAAGGAAGAAGGCATCCTGGGAAGCATCCTCCTGCCAAGCTTCCGCATCTCCATGCTGTCCGTGGACGACCATATCAGCAAAAAATACGCCTTCAAG GCGACGCACCCAAACATGCGGACATATTATTTCTGCACAGACACGGCCAAAGACATGGAGTCCTGGATGAAGGTGATGACGGACGCCGCCCTTGTTCACACTGAGCCAATCAGGAG ACTGGATAAGTTAAAGACGGAGCACCACGGCCCCCAAGAGATGAACAACATATTGAACCACCGGGCCCTGACCCAGCCCGAGATCCAGAACAACGAGCGCAACCACGAGGCCATGCGCCTGGAGGACAGGAAGCAGAGGGCCCTGCTGGAAAAGCCCGGCGGCCATCGGTGTGTGCCGCAGAAGGACGGGGACAGGTACGCGCCCCAGCGAGATGGCGACAAGCACGCCCTCAAAATAGACAACGAGCACTGTGGCCTGGCGAAAGACCACAAGAAGTACGGCCTGGCCAAAGAGGTGGAGAAGTATGGTTTGGTAAAAGACGGGGAGAAATACGGACTTGTAAAGGATGGTGACAAGTATGGGCTGGTTAAAGAGGTGGAGAAGTACGGACTGGTCAAAGATGGGGAGAAATACGGACTTGTAAAGGATGGAGAGAAATACGGACTGGTGAAGGATGGGGGGAAATATGGACTGGTTAAAGATGGAGATAAGTATGGGCTGATAAAGGATGGAGAGAAATACGGACTGGTTAAAGATGGAGAGAAGTATGGGCTGATAAAGGATGGAGAGAAATACGGACTGGTTAAAGATGGAGAGAAGTATGGGCTGATAAAGGATGGAGAGAAATACGGACTGGTTAAAGATGGAGAGAAGTACGCTTTGGTAAAGGAAGGAGATAGACACACCCTgaaaaaagagggggaaagaCATTCCCACTTGACCAAGGAGCGGGAGAAGCACGCTGCACAGAAAGATCTGGAACGTTACGGCGAGCGGTACGGTTTCCAGAAGGACGGCGGCACGGAGCAGCCGCTCACCAAAATCAACAGCATCAAGCTGCAGCCGGCACAGGCGGCCGCCATCGCCGCGGCCGTGTCCGCGTCCCGGCAGATGCAGGCCGCTCAGCAGCGCCCCCCACTGCTCAACGGGCCCGGGGAGCCGGCGGGCGAGCGGAGTCCCGTGGACGCGGGGGTCGCCGGGGGACAGCCGCCGCCTCTCACCCAGGAGCCTGAGAAGAACCTGCAGAGAACCGGCTCCACCCAGCAGCTGGAACAGTGGGTCAGGATCCAGAGGACACGGGGCCTGGACGACGAGACCCGGAG CATCACGTCCTACCAGACTCTGCCCAGAAACATGCCGAGTCACCGGGCACAGGTGGCACCCCGGTACCCGGAAGGGTACCGCACGCTGCCCCGCAACAGTGGCGTGCGGCCGGACAGCATCAGCAGCCTGTCGGCGTCCGTGTACGACCGCGCCCTGGGGCCGTCGGCGGCAGAGAAGCGGCGCTCCATGCGCGACGACACCATGTGGCAGCTGTACGAGTGGCAGCAGCGGCAGGCGCACAGCCGGCAGCACGCCTACAGCACCCTGCCCAGCCCCAAACAGCTGGGCAGCATCGCCGAGCGCGCCGCCGGACAGTCCATCCCCACCTCGCCGTACCACACCTACTCGCCACGCCGCTCCTACAGCACCACCCCCCGCTCCGAGGTGTCCTCGCCCGTCTTCCGCGGGGACGTCACCATCGACCGCCGACATCGGGCCCACCTGGCCAAG TGCGGATACCCGCCCGACCGGAGGTCTGTTCCCGTCCAGAGCATCACCGCGCAGTCCCTGCAGGGCAAGACA CCGGAGGAGCTGACCCTTCTGCTGATCAAGCTGCGCCGGCAGCAGGCCGAGCTGAACAGCCTCCGGGAGCACACGCTCGCGCAGCTCATGCAGCTCAACCTCGACGCCAACAAGCCAAAG AGCGAGATTCTGTCCCATCACCTGCAGAGAAATCTCATGTACGTGGACGGACAG ATGAAGGAGAGCGAGCCGTTAATCTTCATGATTCACACAATGATCGAGAACTCGGCGCCCAGGCCTCAACTTTACCAGCAA GCCAGTCCCGAAGACTACAGAGACGGAGCCCACGTGTACCAAACCGAAGAGCCTGATGTTGAC GCCAAGTTGAGTCGACTGTGTGAGCAGGACAAGGTGGTTCGCATGCAGGAGGACAAACTACAGCAGCTCCACCGAGAAAAG CACACGCTGGAAACCGCCCTGCTGTCCGCCAGCCAGGAGATCGAGATGAGCGCCAACAACCCAACGGCCGTCCAAACCGTAATCCAGCAGAGGGACGTCCTTCAGAGCGGCCTGCTCAGCACCTGCAGAGAGCTGTCCAGAGTCAATGGC GAGCTGGAGCGATCCTGGCGAGAATACGACAGGCTGGAGGCCGAGGTCATGGCGGCCAAGAATAACTTGCTGAAGCAGCTGGAAGCCCTTGGGAGTCCACAG ACCGAACCCCCCAGCCAGAAGCACATCCAGATCCAGAAAGACCTGTGGAGGATCCAGGATGTGATGGAGGCTTTGAACAAGAACAAGCCAAAAAGAAGCAGTGACCCCA ATTTTCACAGCTCAAAACCTTTATCAAATCTTCATAAAAGTGAG GAACCGGTTCCTGTCCCTCCTCGCCCTCCTCTGCCCCACTCGTATGAGGGTGGAGATGTCCCCTCCGCCGCGCCTCCACTGCCCCCTACAGGTGGCAGCCAGGGGCACGTTCCCCGCCCGCTGCAGCACCGGACGGACGACAGGAAGTCGGGCCAGAGGAACGGCGCGCAGGGT GGCCCTGACTACAGGCTGTATAAGAGCGAACCTGAGCTCACAACTGTGGCCGAGGTAGACGAGTCCAATGGCGAGGACAAGACAGAGCAGGCAGCCGAGAAAGAGCCTTCCAGCTCCAAAG GAATCCCCTACCCCGTAGGCATTGTGCCCCCCAGAACAAAGTCGCCAGTCATGCCTGAATCCTCCACAATCGCTTCCTATGTGACGCTAAGGAAGAGTAAAAAGCCTGATCCCAGGACA CAGGACAGGCCCCGTAGCGCCGTGGACCAGTCATGCTTGGCAGAAGGCGGGCGGACGCGGATGAGCGTGGAGGAGCAGATGGAGCGGATCCGGAGGCACCAGCAGGGGGCGGCGCTGCGAGAAAAGAGGAGGGACCAGGAGAACTCGCTGTCCCGTAGCTCCTCGTTCTCCAAGGACCAGATACCTTCAAATCCCTACTACACCCTGCAG ACCCGCAAACGGGAGGAGGTGGTTTCTCCAGACCGGCAGGAACTGGAGGCGTCGCTGAGGGCTCTCGAGCAGGAAATGAAGAAGCGGGCCTTGGCGCAGCAGCAAGCCACACCCCCCACTGAGCCACAGGCTGCAGTCACCCGAgag GAGGACGCGGCGTCTCCGCCGCCGGGTGTCGAGCACCGAAACCCAGACCtggagaagcaggaggaggaggaggagggtgaggaagacgagaggagagaagaggaaagGAAAAGGCTGATGTGTGACAACAG CCTACAGACGGCTGTGATGGTCAGGGTGAGTCCCGAGGAGGATGACGACGACGatgccgaggaggaggaggtgaaggaaGCGGAGCAGGACCAGATCATCAGCCTGTCCTTCAAACACAGCCAGCTGGTGACAG CCACGACCAGTGACACGTGA